A window from Citrus sinensis cultivar Valencia sweet orange chromosome 5, DVS_A1.0, whole genome shotgun sequence encodes these proteins:
- the LOC102606748 gene encoding heat stress transcription factor B-4 isoform X2: MALMLDNCEGILLSLDSHKSVPAPFLTKTYQLVDDPTTDHVVSWGEDDTTFVVWRPPEFARDLLPNYFKHNNFSSFVRQLNTYGFRKIVPDRWEFANEFFKKGEKHLLCEIHRRKTAQPQVAINHHHHHHQHPHSHSPVLVNGPSFFPFPNRVSISPSDSDEHVNNWCDSPPRGGKGTGVSAVMSSGAGCGGGYNNNNNNININTSVTALSEDNERLRRSNNMLMSELAHMRKLYNDIIYFVQNHVKPVTPSNSYSPSLLLCNTTPSAAAAPMCANTTPLVQKPLNQLLGYYPTNGTNPKQATHHQAHVLNSPTATSQSSLTILEEPNSNSCKTKLFGVPLQSKKRVHPEYTSNYPANTETNKARLVMDKDDLGLNLMPPST, from the exons ATGGCGCTTATGTTAGACAATTGCGAAGGCATCTTGCTATCACTAGACTCACACAAATCAGTGCCGGCGCCATTCCTCACAAAAACTTACCAGCTGGTTGATGATCCCACCACAGACCATGTAGTTTCCTGGGGCGAAGACGACACCACCTTCGTCGTTTGGCGTCCCCCTGAGTTCGCACGTGATCTTCTTCCCAACTACTTCAAGCACAACAACTTTTCTAGTTTTGTCAGACAGCTCAACACCTAT ggttttagaAAGATTGTGCCAGACAGATGGGAGTTTGCTAATGAGTTCTTCAAGAAAGGAGAGAAGCACTTGCTGTGTGAGATCCACAGAAGAAAGACTGCACAGCCACAAGTTGCCATAAaccatcatcaccatcatcatcagcacCCACATTCACATTCTCCCGTACTGGTCAACGGTCCAAGTTTCTTCCCATTTCCGAACCGAGTCAGCATCTCTCCATCCGACTCAGACGAACACGTTAACAACTGGTGTGACTCGCCGCCAAGAGGAGGCAAAGGCACGGGAGTTTCTGCTGTCATGAGTAGTGGTGCTGGCTGCGGCGGCGGgtacaacaataacaataataatatcaatattaaTACCTCGGTTACTGCCTTGTCGGAAGATAATGAGAGACTGAGGAGAAGCAACAATATGCTTATGTCGGAACTTGCACACATGAGAAAGCTTTACaatgatattatatattttgtgcAAAATCATGTGAAGCCAGTTACTCCTAGCAATTCTTACTCTCCTTCTTTGCTTCTTTGTAACACAACACCAAgtgctgctgctgctcctATGTGTGCTAATACAACTCCACTGGTGCAAAAGCCTTTAAACCAGCTTCTTGGGTATTATCCTACTAATGGTACTAACCCTAAGCAAGCTACCCATCATCAAGCTCATGTTTTGAACTCTCCTACTGCTACATCACAAAGCTCTTTGACGATTCTTGAAGAACCCAACAGCAATAGCTGCAAGACTAAACTGTTTGGTGTGCCTCTACAATCCAAGAAGAGAGTACACCCTGAGTATACATCTAATTATCCAGCAAATACGGAGACCAACAAAGCCCGTTTGGTCATGGATAAGGATGATCTAGGGTTGAATCTTATGCCTCCTTCCACAT GA
- the LOC102606748 gene encoding heat stress transcription factor B-4 isoform X1, with product MALMLDNCEGILLSLDSHKSVPAPFLTKTYQLVDDPTTDHVVSWGEDDTTFVVWRPPEFARDLLPNYFKHNNFSSFVRQLNTYGFRKIVPDRWEFANEFFKKGEKHLLCEIHRRKTAQPQVAINHHHHHHQHPHSHSPVLVNGPSFFPFPNRVSISPSDSDEHVNNWCDSPPRGGKGTGVSAVMSSGAGCGGGYNNNNNNININTSVTALSEDNERLRRSNNMLMSELAHMRKLYNDIIYFVQNHVKPVTPSNSYSPSLLLCNTTPSAAAAPMCANTTPLVQKPLNQLLGYYPTNGTNPKQATHHQAHVLNSPTATSQSSLTILEEPNSNSCKTKLFGVPLQSKKRVHPEYTSNYPANTETNKARLVMDKDDLGLNLMPPSTC from the exons ATGGCGCTTATGTTAGACAATTGCGAAGGCATCTTGCTATCACTAGACTCACACAAATCAGTGCCGGCGCCATTCCTCACAAAAACTTACCAGCTGGTTGATGATCCCACCACAGACCATGTAGTTTCCTGGGGCGAAGACGACACCACCTTCGTCGTTTGGCGTCCCCCTGAGTTCGCACGTGATCTTCTTCCCAACTACTTCAAGCACAACAACTTTTCTAGTTTTGTCAGACAGCTCAACACCTAT ggttttagaAAGATTGTGCCAGACAGATGGGAGTTTGCTAATGAGTTCTTCAAGAAAGGAGAGAAGCACTTGCTGTGTGAGATCCACAGAAGAAAGACTGCACAGCCACAAGTTGCCATAAaccatcatcaccatcatcatcagcacCCACATTCACATTCTCCCGTACTGGTCAACGGTCCAAGTTTCTTCCCATTTCCGAACCGAGTCAGCATCTCTCCATCCGACTCAGACGAACACGTTAACAACTGGTGTGACTCGCCGCCAAGAGGAGGCAAAGGCACGGGAGTTTCTGCTGTCATGAGTAGTGGTGCTGGCTGCGGCGGCGGgtacaacaataacaataataatatcaatattaaTACCTCGGTTACTGCCTTGTCGGAAGATAATGAGAGACTGAGGAGAAGCAACAATATGCTTATGTCGGAACTTGCACACATGAGAAAGCTTTACaatgatattatatattttgtgcAAAATCATGTGAAGCCAGTTACTCCTAGCAATTCTTACTCTCCTTCTTTGCTTCTTTGTAACACAACACCAAgtgctgctgctgctcctATGTGTGCTAATACAACTCCACTGGTGCAAAAGCCTTTAAACCAGCTTCTTGGGTATTATCCTACTAATGGTACTAACCCTAAGCAAGCTACCCATCATCAAGCTCATGTTTTGAACTCTCCTACTGCTACATCACAAAGCTCTTTGACGATTCTTGAAGAACCCAACAGCAATAGCTGCAAGACTAAACTGTTTGGTGTGCCTCTACAATCCAAGAAGAGAGTACACCCTGAGTATACATCTAATTATCCAGCAAATACGGAGACCAACAAAGCCCGTTTGGTCATGGATAAGGATGATCTAGGGTTGAATCTTATGCCTCCTTCCACATGTTAG